In the Brassica napus cultivar Da-Ae chromosome A7, Da-Ae, whole genome shotgun sequence genome, one interval contains:
- the LOC106358053 gene encoding UPF0426 protein At1g28150, chloroplastic, translated as MGFVLISCPPSSLVLVSRLHQFSAGIKNSEISVGRQVSPTRRTLIAKPCCFNLPQEPILSEALKEPIAFVGGMFAGLLRLDLNDEPLKEWVTRTVEASGITEEDVGGDGMASKEEESPQQIEIE; from the exons ATGGGTTTCGTCCTAATCTCTTGTCCCCCGTCCTCCCTCGTCCTTGTCTCTCGGCTTCACCAG TTCTCCGCCGGAATCAAAAACAGTGAAATTTCGGTTGGTCGTCAAGTTTCTCCGACCCGTAGAACCCTAATTGCAAAACCATGTTGTTTCAATCTTCCTCAGGAACCTATTCTCTCAGAGGCTCTCAAG GAGCCAATTGCATTTGTGGGTGGGATGTTTGCTGGACTACTTAGACTCGATCTAAACGATGAACCGCTTAAGGAATGGGTGACGCGAACTGTTGAAGCCTCTGGAATTACGGAAGAGGATGTTGGTGGAGATGGGATGGcctccaaagaagaagaatctcCTCAGCAGATTGAGATTGAATGA